A genome region from Flavobacterium sp. CFS9 includes the following:
- a CDS encoding acetate/propionate family kinase translates to MKILIINSGSSSIKYQLMVMPTNEVICTGMIDRIGLETSNVIFKTPSNTIEETLPIANHKVGLQKVANMLLDADKGVIKSTSEIAAVGHRVVHGGSAFSDTVKIDEAVKLKIKELFELAPLHNPANLEGINVAEEIFSDAEQIAVFDTAFHQTMPEVAYKYAIPNYLLTEHKVRVYGFHGTSHKYVSAKAIDYLEKNSKIITIHLGNGCSMTAVKDGKSIDHTMGFSPSNGLIMGTRSGDIDQSVIFYMVKNLGYSADEVNSILLKQSGMLGLTGYSDLRDIEAEAEKGNKDCILALQMNAYRIKKTIGSYAAALNGLDAIVFTAGIGENSSYIRNLVCTDMDYFGIELDQEKNQIRSKEIREINVPNSKAKILVVPTDEEYEIAHQVYQLLQS, encoded by the coding sequence ATGAAAATACTTATCATAAACTCAGGAAGCTCTTCAATCAAATATCAATTAATGGTTATGCCTACAAATGAGGTCATTTGTACCGGTATGATTGACAGAATTGGATTGGAAACTTCAAATGTAATTTTTAAAACTCCGTCAAATACCATCGAAGAAACATTACCGATTGCAAATCATAAGGTTGGTCTGCAAAAAGTGGCTAATATGCTTTTAGATGCTGATAAAGGAGTGATTAAATCGACTTCAGAAATTGCCGCGGTGGGTCATCGTGTGGTACATGGAGGAAGTGCCTTCAGCGATACAGTGAAAATTGATGAAGCGGTGAAATTAAAAATAAAAGAGCTTTTTGAACTGGCACCGTTGCACAATCCTGCTAATTTAGAGGGAATTAATGTAGCAGAAGAAATCTTTAGCGATGCAGAACAAATTGCAGTTTTTGATACTGCATTCCACCAAACAATGCCTGAGGTGGCTTATAAATATGCCATTCCAAATTATCTTTTAACAGAGCATAAAGTGCGTGTTTACGGTTTTCACGGAACCAGTCATAAATACGTTTCTGCAAAAGCAATTGACTATTTAGAAAAGAACTCTAAAATAATCACCATTCACCTTGGAAATGGCTGTAGTATGACTGCTGTTAAAGACGGGAAAAGTATCGATCATACCATGGGATTTTCCCCTTCAAACGGTTTGATCATGGGAACACGTTCAGGAGATATTGATCAGTCGGTTATTTTTTATATGGTTAAGAATTTGGGGTATTCGGCAGATGAGGTAAACTCGATTTTATTGAAACAAAGCGGGATGCTTGGACTTACAGGTTACAGCGATTTGCGCGATATTGAAGCAGAAGCCGAAAAAGGAAACAAAGACTGTATATTGGCGCTGCAAATGAACGCCTACCGAATCAAAAAAACGATCGGTTCGTACGCAGCAGCTTTAAACGGTCTGGATGCTATAGTTTTTACTGCCGGAATCGGGGAGAACTCCTCTTATATACGTAATTTGGTTTGTACCGATATGGATTATTTTGGAATTGAACTGGATCAGGAAAAGAATCAAATTCGTTCTAAAGAAATCAGAGAGATTAACGTACCAAATTCAAAAGCAAAAATTTTGGTGGTGCCAACAGATGAAGAATATGAAATTGCGCATCAGGTTTATCAGCTGCTTCAAAGCTAG